Proteins co-encoded in one Prunus persica cultivar Lovell chromosome G6, Prunus_persica_NCBIv2, whole genome shotgun sequence genomic window:
- the LOC18775470 gene encoding ubiquitin-conjugating enzyme E2 32, with protein MVVDQVGSTKIEQNQMELDRYPAMKRIREEYSKIESKPPDDGVGSTQIEQNQMELDRYPKMKRIRGIESKPSDRVGSTQIGQNETEIGLRKTTISNCLSRLEEEYREIKSKPSDDFDCRMLERNPYEWQFGIRGASGTEFENGIYHGVLRFRKNYPLKPPSISLLTENGRFKTNTKIRIKRLNDWQPSWEVRDALHALIDEMPTYPDGLLGSVEYNKEERRDLARKSREAAPKYGTSERQKLINDIHKYLLNKSPSDPVTQLPQLSPAQTSNGTGGGYVVNVSGNIFHATNSNGVGILGSMNEFSDEGHKPKKVKLSWPELFWRRKQN; from the coding sequence ATGGTGGTGGATCAAGTCGGATCGACGAAGATCGAACAAAATCAAATGGAATTGGATCGCTACCCAGCGATGAAGCGGATTCGAGAGGAGTATAGTAAGATTGAATCCAAACCCCCCGACGATGGAGTCGGATCGACGCAGATCGAACAGAATCAAATGGAATTGGATCGCTACCCGAAGATGAAGCGGATTCgtgggattgaatccaaaccCTCCGATCGTGTCGGATCGACGCAGATCGGACAAAATGAAACGGAAATCGGTTTGCGGAAAACTACCATCTCAAACTGTCTGTCTCGGCTTGAAGAGGAGTACAGAGAGATTAAATCCAAGCCCTCCGACGATTTTGACTGCCGCATGCTCGAGCGGAACCCATATGAATGGCAATTTGGAATCAGAGGCGCTAGTGGCACTGAATTCGAGAATGGGATTTATCATGGGGTGCTCCGGTTTAGGAAGAATTACCCATTGAAGCCTCCTTCAATCTCGCTTTTGACGGAAAATGGTCGCTTCAAAACCAACACCAAGATCAGGATAAAGCGACTGAATGATTGGCAGCCATCATGGGAGGTGCGAGATGCTTTACATGCACTTATCGATGAAATGCCCACCTACCCAGATGGTTTATTGGGTTCAGTAGAATACAATAAGGAAGAAAGGCGTGATCTGGCCAGGAAATCTCGTGAAGCAGCCCCAAAATATGGCACTTCTGAACGTCAGAagttaattaatgatattcaTAAATATCTGCTAAACAAGTCACCATCTGATCCTGTTACTCAACTTCCTCAACTGAGCCCCGCACAAACCTCCAACGGCACAGGCGGTGGCTATGTCGTCAACGTTAGTGGGAATATATTTCATGCTACCAATTCCAACGGGGTAGGAATTTTGGGTTCTATGAATGAGTTCTCCGACGAAGGCCACAAGCCCAAGAAGGTTAAACTTTCTTGGCCAGAACTTTTTTGGCGAAGAAAGCAGAACTAG